From Pseudomonadota bacterium, the proteins below share one genomic window:
- a CDS encoding aminotransferase: MHIEPFGVEIWMNEWETKCALNLAETCVESITIAQLLALAGQGEEALAALLEMKMTYGAIEGSARLREAIASLYASQRADNVVITHGTIGANMLVHRALVEAGDRVIAVVPTYQQHYSIPASLGADVQHLWLREEDRWLPDLDGLRELAAPGVRLIALTNPNNPTGALIPREMLEEIAAIAREAGAWVLCDEVYRGTDQEGPGATASMADIYEKGISTGGMSKAFSLAGLRLGWVSAPQAVLDAVMIHRDYDTISVSMIDDYFAALAVEHHAEVLGRSRTITRSNLAVLADWIEGESRLSWVRPQSGTTALVKVDTTESSRDFCVRLLQETGVMLTPGSALAMEGYVRFGYANSPQILKEGLERLSGFLAQG; this comes from the coding sequence ATGCACATCGAACCCTTCGGCGTAGAAATCTGGATGAACGAGTGGGAGACGAAGTGCGCGTTGAACCTCGCTGAAACGTGCGTCGAGAGCATCACCATCGCCCAGCTGCTCGCACTGGCGGGCCAAGGCGAGGAGGCCCTGGCTGCACTGCTGGAGATGAAGATGACCTACGGCGCCATCGAGGGGTCGGCGCGCCTGCGCGAGGCGATCGCCAGCCTCTACGCCAGCCAGCGGGCCGACAACGTGGTGATCACCCACGGCACCATCGGCGCCAACATGCTCGTGCACCGGGCGTTGGTGGAAGCGGGCGACCGGGTGATCGCCGTGGTGCCCACCTATCAGCAGCATTATTCCATTCCGGCGAGCCTCGGCGCTGACGTGCAGCACCTGTGGCTGCGCGAGGAGGATCGCTGGCTACCCGATCTCGATGGCCTGCGCGAGCTGGCAGCGCCCGGTGTACGCCTGATCGCCCTCACCAACCCCAACAACCCTACCGGCGCGCTCATTCCCCGCGAGATGCTGGAGGAGATCGCAGCCATCGCACGCGAGGCCGGCGCCTGGGTGCTGTGTGACGAGGTGTATCGGGGAACCGATCAGGAAGGGCCGGGCGCCACGGCGTCGATGGCCGATATCTACGAGAAGGGCATCTCCACCGGTGGCATGTCCAAGGCTTTCTCCCTGGCCGGCTTACGGTTAGGTTGGGTGAGCGCGCCGCAGGCGGTGCTCGATGCGGTGATGATCCACCGCGACTACGACACCATCAGCGTGAGCATGATCGACGACTACTTTGCCGCGTTGGCCGTGGAGCATCACGCCGAGGTGCTGGGGCGCTCGCGAACGATCACTCGCAGTAACTTAGCGGTGCTAGCGGACTGGATCGAGGGCGAGTCGCGCCTGTCGTGGGTGCGACCTCAGTCGGGCACCACCGCGCTGGTCAAGGTGGACACGACCGAGTCGTCGCGCGACTTCTGTGTGCGCCTCCTGCAGGAGACGGGCGTCATGCTCACGCCGGGGTCCGCCCTGGCCATGGAGGGCTACGTGCGCTTCGGCTACGCCAACAGCCCGCAGATCCTCAAGGAAGGGCTCGAGCGCCTAAGCGGGTTCCTCGCTCAGGGGTAG